A DNA window from Carassius gibelio isolate Cgi1373 ecotype wild population from Czech Republic chromosome A6, carGib1.2-hapl.c, whole genome shotgun sequence contains the following coding sequences:
- the LOC128015460 gene encoding voltage-dependent calcium channel gamma-5 subunit isoform X2, which yields MSLCGRKALTLLSSVFAVCSLGLLAIAVSTDYWLYLEEGVILPLNQSTEIRMSLHSGLWRVCFLAGEEKGRCFTIEYVMPMNVQMTSESTASVLKMIRSATPFPLVSLFFMFIGFVLSNIGHIRPQRTILAFISGIFFILSGLSLVVGLVLYISSINDEMLNRTKTNEAYFSYKYGWSFAFAAVSFLLTEVAGVMSVYLFMKRYTAEEMYRPHPGFYRPRLSNCSDYSGQFLHPDARARGRSPSDFSSEASLQMNSSYPALLKCPDYDQMSSSPC from the exons ATGAGTTTGTGTGGCAGGAAGGCATTGACACTCCTCAGCAGTGTGTTTGCTGTGTGTAGTCTGGGGCTGCTGGCTATTGCGGTCAGCACTGACTACTGGCTTTACCTGGAGGAGGGGGTCATACTGCCTCTTAATCAGAGCACTGAAATCCGTATGTCTCTCCATTCAGGGCTGTGGAGAGTCTGTTTCCTTGCAG gagAGGAGAAGGGGCGCTGCTTCACTATAGAGTATGTGATGCCTATGAATGTTCAGATGACGTCAGAGTCTACTGCCAGCGTTCTGA AAATGATTCGCTCTGCTACTCCTTTCCCACTGGTCAGTCTATTCTTCATGTTCATTGGCTTTGTGCTGAGTAATATTGGACACATCCGCCCTCAACGCACTATTCTGGCCTTCATCTCTGGAATCTTCTTCATCCTGTCAG GTCTGTCCCTGGTGGTGGGTCTGGTCTTGTATATATCCAGTATTAATGATGAGATGCTAAACAGAACAAAAACGAATGAAGCTTATTTCAGTTACAAATATGGATGGTCTTTTGCTTTTGCTGCAGTTTCCTTCCTGCTTACTGAG GTGGCAGGTGTAATGTCTGTCTACCTGTTTATGAAGCGGTACACTGCAGAGGAGATGTACAGGCCACATCCGGGTTTCTACCGACCTCGCCTCAGCAACTGTTCTGACTATTCTGGCCAGTTCTTGCATCCAGATGCCAGGGCTCGTGGACGCAGTCCCTCAGACTTCTCCAGTGAAGCATCTCTTCAGATGAATTCAAGCTACCCTGCCCTTCTCAAATGTCCTGACTATGATCAGATGTCCTCATCGCCATGTTGA
- the LOC128015460 gene encoding voltage-dependent calcium channel gamma-5 subunit isoform X1 — MLQAALDEVDWEMFRASSSDISKFTDVALSFVNTLAEQAMDTITIKTFSNHKPWVDKTIRAAVNKPTAVYNTGLLSGKIREEKGRCFTIEYVMPMNVQMTSESTASVLKMIRSATPFPLVSLFFMFIGFVLSNIGHIRPQRTILAFISGIFFILSGLSLVVGLVLYISSINDEMLNRTKTNEAYFSYKYGWSFAFAAVSFLLTEVAGVMSVYLFMKRYTAEEMYRPHPGFYRPRLSNCSDYSGQFLHPDARARGRSPSDFSSEASLQMNSSYPALLKCPDYDQMSSSPC; from the exons ATGCTACAGGCTGCTCTTGATGAGGTAGACTGGGAGATGTTTCGGGCAAGTTCATCTGACATCAGCAAGTTCACGGATGTagcattaagctttgtaaacacaCTAGCCGAACAAGCTATGgatacaataactataaagacCTTCTCTAATCATAAACCGTGGGTGGACAAAACAatccgtgcagcagtaaacaaaccCACTGCTGTTTACAACACTGGTCTTCTGTCGGGAAAAATTA gagAGGAGAAGGGGCGCTGCTTCACTATAGAGTATGTGATGCCTATGAATGTTCAGATGACGTCAGAGTCTACTGCCAGCGTTCTGA AAATGATTCGCTCTGCTACTCCTTTCCCACTGGTCAGTCTATTCTTCATGTTCATTGGCTTTGTGCTGAGTAATATTGGACACATCCGCCCTCAACGCACTATTCTGGCCTTCATCTCTGGAATCTTCTTCATCCTGTCAG GTCTGTCCCTGGTGGTGGGTCTGGTCTTGTATATATCCAGTATTAATGATGAGATGCTAAACAGAACAAAAACGAATGAAGCTTATTTCAGTTACAAATATGGATGGTCTTTTGCTTTTGCTGCAGTTTCCTTCCTGCTTACTGAG GTGGCAGGTGTAATGTCTGTCTACCTGTTTATGAAGCGGTACACTGCAGAGGAGATGTACAGGCCACATCCGGGTTTCTACCGACCTCGCCTCAGCAACTGTTCTGACTATTCTGGCCAGTTCTTGCATCCAGATGCCAGGGCTCGTGGACGCAGTCCCTCAGACTTCTCCAGTGAAGCATCTCTTCAGATGAATTCAAGCTACCCTGCCCTTCTCAAATGTCCTGACTATGATCAGATGTCCTCATCGCCATGTTGA